One Vigna unguiculata cultivar IT97K-499-35 chromosome 11, ASM411807v1, whole genome shotgun sequence DNA window includes the following coding sequences:
- the LOC114170675 gene encoding uncharacterized protein LOC114170675 has product MMKSDRVAILMMIMLGFEVILSIEAKKLPCPAECALECFASEDPYPVCFAKCLEKCNNSTGSTGSTGANNCISKCGVNKTITATIDARGYVTDVVDSCLRECSDLKK; this is encoded by the exons ATGATGAAAAGTGACAGAGTTgcaattttgatgatgattatgTTAGGTTTTGAGGTAATTCTAAGTATTGAGGCAAAAAAACTCCCTTGTCCTGCGGAATGCGCTCTAGAATGTTTTGCTTCAGAAGACCCTTACCCTGTTTGTTTTGCTAAATGTCttgaaaaatgtaataataGTACAGGCTCTACCGGCTCTACCGGTGCCAATAATTGTATTTCAAAGTGTGGCGTCAACAAGACTATCACCGCTACTATTg ATGCTCGTGGTTACGTGACTGACGTGGTTGATTCTTGCTTGCGAGAGTGTTCCGActtgaaaaagtaa